TCCTTGGCCACGTCGTCGGACGTGACCTGGTCTTTTTCGACCTTCTTGGTTTTCGCGAGGCGGTCACGGACGTCCAAGATCGCCTTGCGCTGCTGGAACTCGGCCTCCTCACGGGACACGAATTCGTGCGAGTAGATCTTGGACTGCTCGGACATTCCGCCCATCATGAACCAGGCGAGCCCGATCGTCAGAACCGCGGCGATGGCCGCCGAAGCCTTGAAGCCCTTGCTGATCGGCTTGAGCGCGCTGTCGTCGACATTGTCGCTCCCCTTGACCATGAAGATGCCGGCGATCGAGGCGATGATGCCGACGCCGCGGGCCATCAGGGCGAAGAGGACGAGCCTCATCCAGGTCGCTTGGTCGAACATCGTCGCCGTCGCGGCGCCCAGGACGATCGCTGCGACGAGGGTGACTTCGTAAGACTCGAAGACGTCGGCCGCCATGCCCGCGCAGTCGCCGACGTTGTCGCCGACGTTGTCCGCGATGACGGCGGGGTTGCGGGGATCGTCTTCGGGGATGCCCGCTTCGACCTTACCGACAAGGTCGGCGCCGACGTCCGCGGCCTTCGTATAGATGCCGCCGCCGACCCTCATGAAGAGGGCCGCGAGAGAGCCGCCGAATCCGAAGCCGATCAACAGCTTCATGGAGTTCGGGCCGCCGAACCAGAAAATGAGGGTGGCGCCGACGAGGCCCATGCCGACCGTCATCAGGCCTGCGACCGCGCCGCTGCGGAACGCGATCTCGAGTGCTTGACTGAACTTACCGAGGGCCGCGTGGGCCGACCTCATGTTGGCCTGGACCGCCATGCGCATGCCCGTGAAGCCGGCAAAGTAGGACGCTGCGACGCCGAGCACGAAAGCGACGGCGATCAGGACGCCCGTCATCATGTCGTACTTCGACGTGTACAAGGCTCCGAGCGCGATGCCGAGCACGATGACCGCGACCGCGATCGACCGGCCCTGTTTGGCCAAGTACGCGTTCGCGCCGTCCATGATCGCCTTGCCGACCTCTTGCATCTTCTCGTCGCCGGGCGACAGGGAGAGGATCTTCGATCGAAGGGCGAATGCGACGACGATCGCGAGGAGCCCGATCGCTGCCGAGATTCCTAAGTAGACGAAGTCGCTCTGACCGAACTTCAGGACGACGTTCTCTTCACTTGCCAGGGCCATGACCGGCATGAGAAGGAGCGCGACCGTCAGTCCGATCAGACTGAGCGCCCGTCGGTGAAATGGGGATGAAAACCGCATGTTTGACGTCCTTATCTCTGACATCTCCAATAGTCTTGAGCCCGGTGAGTGTCCGCGACCGCCCAAACGGCCTCGGGCCCTTCACCGGGCGTTGCGCGACGATGGTACCCCAGGTTCAAACCGGAAGTCAGGCCCGGTGTATTGCCGGCATTTCTGCCAGGTCTATCCGGAAGACGGTCGAAAGTCGGCGGAACCGCCGTGCATATCGATCTGCGCCTTGAGCAGTTCGGCTTTTTTCTTCGGGATCCCCGAGAGAAGGGTCGACGGGAGCTCGTCCAAAATCTGCTTCACTTGGTTCCTGTTCAGGGCCAACATTTGCTGCAGCGTCGAGACGAGCTCTTCGTTGTGCGCGTGCCCTGCTCCGGTCAACACGAGGTCGTACGGACTGTTGTCGTCGTGGACCGTATAGTGCTCGAACGTGGCCTTAGACTGAAGCCCACGGTCGTTCGAGATCGGGACCACTCGGTTGCAGTTCTCACAGATCAACCCTGTGCTCTTCTCGCTGTAATAGTTGAGGTGGTTGCAGTATCCGCAGCGGACCTGCCAGACCTGAAGGATCCGACCGCCCTCGATCGGGATCATCCGCTGGCACCCTTCGCAGCGCACGTCTTCGGTCGCGGCCTCGTTGAAGTCGTTCTTGTGGTCGCAGAACGGACATTTGACCGCGTGACCGACGACCCGCTTGACTTGGACGAACTCGTAGACGGCATAGCCGACGAGGCCGACGCCGATCAAGGCCAGGACGTATCCAAGGGTCGTTAAGACCGATTGGTAGACGATGAACGTGACGCCGAGCACGATGAGGACGATCCCCGGCACGATCGCCATCAGCCCGCGCTGGCTGAACTCTTCCCGAACGTTGGAGCTTCTTTCTAAATGGGGCACGGCCTGCCACCTCTTGTCGCTATCAGTATAAGCGACGGGGCGACAGGCCGTGACGATTCAACGTCCGTTCGGACAGGTTCTCAGCGGAAACGCCAGACGACCTTGCCGGCTCGGATGGAAGCGGCCGAGAACGTCTTCGCGTGCATGTCGCCGAGGACGACGGGGGTCTGGCCCGCGTCCTTGCCGTCGGCAAGGTACCGCGCGTAGATCGGCTTCATCTGGCCGGGGGCGAGGGAACCGCCGAGCTCGGCGACGAGGTCGCGGTCGCTGACGAGCGGTACGGCCTGCTCGAGCTTCGTGAAGGGCAGGTTCCAGTACGCGGTGCCGTTGTCCGGGCTGATGACGTAGCCGCGGTACTTCGTGCCGACAGGGCCGTCTGGTGTGATCGCGAAAAGCCCGACCTCGGCCGGGCGGTCCATCGCGTTCATCGTCGCGGCCGTGGCCCAACCTTCGCAACCCACCTTCAGTTCGCCGTTCGAGCACACTTGTGCGGCGGTCAGGCGGCCGCCGGCGACCGTACCGATGGCCGTCGTGCCGTTGTATCCGACGCTCTGTTCCTGGCGGTTGCCCCAGCCTTCGGCGTACTTGCTCGTCGAACTACCGGGAGCCACGAAAATCTGCTTGTTTTTCACGTACGGCTGCAAGCCGGGCGTCCAGATGTCCGGATCGGTGTTCGTCGAGTCATAGTTCGTACTCGGGATCAGGTAGTCGTCGTTGTCCGTAGCGTACATCTCGACGGACAGTCCCATTTGGCGCATTTGAGCCAGAGCTTGAGTCTTCTTAGCCGACTCCTTGGCACGGGCGAACACCGGGAACAAGATGGCCGCAAGAATCGCGATAATGGCGATCACCACGAGCAACTCGATCAGGGTGAAGGCGGATTTTTTCAACATAAGGACTTACATTATAGAGCACAAACGGTGCCTTACTTGGAATTTATTAAATCGGACAGTTTCCGTCAGCGGCCCTTGCCGTCGTGGGGCATGAGCTTGATCGTCGGGCCGGAACCCTGTCCAGAGGGAACCGAGCCTCCGTTCTGCCGGGACCGTTCGTCAAGGGCAGGGATGACCAGTGCGTGTGCGCCTTCCTGGACCATCACGGTGAACCCGAAATTGTCCCCGAGGTCGCGCAAGACGTCTTTGGCGGGCATCGAAGCGTAACGGGCTTCGACTTCGACGTCCTCTAGGCCTGGTGCGACTTCGAGCTTCAGCTTCGCCTGTCCTGCGATCTCCTTGAGGAGCGACGTCAAACGGACTTTCTCATGGTCGAGCGTCACCGTGCGCTCGAACGGATCTTCGGCCATGGGCGGCTGGACAGGCTCACGGTCGGCTAGGTCCGGCGCCTGTTCGACCTTTTTGTCTCCCGGTGCCAAAGACAGGGGCGTCGAACGCCCGTCTTTCGTCGGCCCGTTCGAAGGAAGGCCGGTCGCCGCCGCGGTCGACTCGACCGACGGACCGTGGGCCGGAGCCGAGAGCTTTGCGACCGTGCCCCATGCCAGGGTCGCGAACATCAGGCCGCCGACCGCGAACACGGGCCAGCGCTTCGACGTCCGGGCCGGGATCGGTCGGAACCTCATCGGAGGGACCTCTCCCGCCGGTCGCGACGACCGGAGCCGGCGCACCAGTCGGACCCTTTCCACGAGCGCGGCCTTGTACGCGGGATATCGGTTGCCGAACTCCTCGATGGCCCGAGGGTCGCTCGATTCCGCGACCGACCACAGGGCGTCGTCGATTTCCGGCGGGATGCGCACAGCGCTCACGACACGGCCTCCTCGTAGGCTTCACGGAACCGCTCGCGGGCCCGGAACAGCCGCGTCTTGGCGGCGTTCGCCGAACACCCCAGGCTCTCGCCGATCTCAATCAGGCTGAGTTCGTCCCAATAGAACAGCGTGATGACGGCCCGGTCCAGAGGTTGGAGCCGGCCCATAGCGGCCTCGATGTCCGGATCGTTCGCGGCCGCTTCGGGCTTGGCGGGTACGGCCTCGGCGTTGTCGTCGAGCGGAACGAGCCGTTTGCGCCCCTTCGTGTTGCGGGCCTGTTGGATGCTGCGGTTGACCGCGATCCGAAAGAGCCACGTGCTGAACTTCGACCGTCGGTCGAACCGCTTGAGGTTCCTAAAAGCGAGTGTGAAGGCCTCCTGGGCCATGTCTTCGGCCTCTTCAGCGTCGAGGACGACGCCTTTGGCGATCGCGAAGACCCGGGCGTAATAGCGGGAATAGAGGATGCGGAAAGCGTCCTCGTCACCGTCCGTCGCCCGGTCGACGAGCCGAAGCTCGTCGTCCCAGGCTGCGCCCGTACTATCGATCAGGGGCCACACCACCGTAACCGTCTGACGCGGACCGCCGGACCCAGGTTACGCCTCTGTCGAGGGACCCAGGTTTCGGTTCCGTCCGGAGAGAAACACGTCATGTCCGCGCCTTACCAGTCTTGACGTTCGAACCGGGTGCTTAGACCGAGGTCCTCAGGGCGAAAGCGGGCCCGAGTTGCGACCAAGCCACCAGATCAAGGCCCAGAAGAAGCAAGGCGCCCACCGCCCATGCCCACTCGCGGCGCTCCCGCATCAAGGCGCACAGACCCGCGCCCGTGCACCAGGCGGCGGGGCCAAGAGCAGGGTACAGATAGCGCG
This genomic window from Armatimonadota bacterium contains:
- a CDS encoding sigma-70 family RNA polymerase sigma factor, which encodes MVWPLIDSTGAAWDDELRLVDRATDGDEDAFRILYSRYYARVFAIAKGVVLDAEEAEDMAQEAFTLAFRNLKRFDRRSKFSTWLFRIAVNRSIQQARNTKGRKRLVPLDDNAEAVPAKPEAAANDPDIEAAMGRLQPLDRAVITLFYWDELSLIEIGESLGCSANAAKTRLFRARERFREAYEEAVS
- a CDS encoding prepilin-type N-terminal cleavage/methylation domain-containing protein translates to MLKKSAFTLIELLVVIAIIAILAAILFPVFARAKESAKKTQALAQMRQMGLSVEMYATDNDDYLIPSTNYDSTNTDPDIWTPGLQPYVKNKQIFVAPGSSTSKYAEGWGNRQEQSVGYNGTTAIGTVAGGRLTAAQVCSNGELKVGCEGWATAATMNAMDRPAEVGLFAITPDGPVGTKYRGYVISPDNGTAYWNLPFTKLEQAVPLVSDRDLVAELGGSLAPGQMKPIYARYLADGKDAGQTPVVLGDMHAKTFSAASIRAGKVVWRFR